From a region of the Argiope bruennichi chromosome 8, qqArgBrue1.1, whole genome shotgun sequence genome:
- the LOC129980733 gene encoding degenerin-like protein unc-105: protein MWTLVLAKAFLGCSYHIFSFTNLYFEYPFVVSLQKKERSREYFPTVTICNLNRMKLEFGVNSSKYQNSDDELSISSLLQSEKRSLTTRNKTDSKTQQDFLANYFKLSPKIRQNFGYHFNEVVISCSFNFKHCKFRHNLNMRYGNCFTFDGVNGNFKDPLNSKSVGLNNGLEMILKVDPVQYLPISHTVGMRIVIHDPSNEPNPEYRGITIAPGFETHVSLKQKEIHRLPFPYKDKCVLYGSEEQPLVRSRKQYTESCIQEFNFAACDCIEPTFWTTAKYKHCDTVNSTQATCLDNLIKDLAVEGTNCQYPPACVSIFYDEQIAKALWSSKAYFFKKHNHSESFFKKYRKSHAKVRILFSNLEKSKYEQKAKFLIPELLSCLGGEIGLWLRISLLVLSEII, encoded by the coding sequence ATGTGGACACTAGTTCTTGCCAAAGCTTTCCTAGGATGCTCTTATCACATTTTCTCGTTCACAAATTTATACTTCGAATATCCTTTTGTTGTAAGTCTGCAGAAAAAGGAAAGAAGCAGGGAATATTTTCCTACTGTCACAATCTGCAATTTGAATCGAATGAAGTTGGAATTCGGAGTGAATTCATCGAAGTATCAAAATAGTGATGACGAATTAAGTATCAGTTCTCTCCTACAATCAGAGAAAAGAAGTCTCACCACACGAAACAAAACTGATTCGAAAACTCAACAGGATTTTCTTGCGAACTACTTCAAACTGAGTCCTAAAATCCGACAAAACTTCGGATATCATTTTAACGAAGTTGTTATAAGTTGTTCATTCAATTTCAAGCACTGCAAATTTCgacataatttaaatatgcgTTACGgaaattgttttacttttgatGGCGTAAATGGCAATTTTAAAGATCCGCTAAATTCAAAATCCGTCGGCCTAAACAACGGCTTGGAAATGATTTTAAAGGTTGATCCGGTACAGTATCTTCCAATATCCCATACGGTGGGAATGAGAATTGTTATACATGATCCGTCTAATGAACCGAATCCTGAATACAGAGGAATCACTATAGCACCTGGTTTCGAAACGCATGTCTCTTTAAAACAGAAAGAGATTCACAGACTGCCCTTCCCCTATAAGGATAAATGTGTTTTGTATGGAAGTGAAGAACAGCCTCTGGTGAGAAGTCGAAAACAGTACACAGAATCTTGCATTCAAGAATTCAACTTCGCAGCATGTGATTGTATAGAACCCACTTTCTGGACAACGGCAAAGTATAAACATTGCGATACGGTAAACTCTACACAAGCTACTTGCCTCGATAATTTGATAAAAGATCTTGCCGTTGAAGGGACAAACTGTCAATATCCGCCTGCATGTGTTTCAATATTCTACGACGAACAAATAGCAAAGGCCCTTTGGTCTTCAAAGGCATATTTCTTCAAGAAGCACAACCATTctgaaagttttttcaaaaaatacagaaaatctcACGCGAAAGTTCGCATTCTCTTCTCAAACCTAGAAAAATCTAAGTATGAGCAAAAAGCTAAATTCTTGATTCCCGAGTTGTTAAGTTGTTTGGGTGGTGAAATTGGACTCTGGCTTCGAATCTCTTTGCTTgttttaagtgaaattatttag